From Spirosoma aerolatum, one genomic window encodes:
- a CDS encoding response regulator, translated as MQKLLIVDSHCLFADGVRFLIEFSTDHTVVGVLHTGREVIPFLLQHDVDVLLLDIDLPDMSGLELTRTIRALYPATNVLALTVLTNPQSVNLTIEAGAMGYCPKQASRNELFAAIRAVGAGHLYLPPSLVQQLRKPAIEKVTQDLTDRETEVIQLIVNGYTTKTIADKLFLSTRTVETHRKNIYRKLSIHTNIELARYAQANKIM; from the coding sequence ATGCAAAAACTACTGATTGTTGATAGCCATTGCCTGTTTGCCGACGGTGTCCGGTTTCTGATCGAGTTTTCGACCGACCATACCGTAGTTGGCGTATTGCACACCGGAAGAGAGGTTATTCCTTTTTTGCTACAGCACGACGTTGATGTGCTTCTGCTGGATATAGACTTGCCTGACATGTCGGGACTCGAGTTGACGCGTACCATTCGCGCCCTTTATCCGGCTACCAACGTACTGGCTCTTACAGTCCTTACAAATCCTCAATCGGTCAATCTGACCATCGAGGCCGGGGCGATGGGGTATTGCCCCAAACAAGCCAGTCGTAATGAGTTGTTTGCTGCCATCCGGGCGGTTGGGGCTGGCCATCTTTATTTACCACCATCCTTAGTCCAGCAACTTAGAAAACCAGCTATCGAAAAAGTTACCCAGGACTTGACTGACCGCGAAACCGAGGTGATTCAATTGATTGTGAATGGTTATACGACAAAAACCATTGCCGATAAGTTGTTTCTCAGTACGCGAACCGTCGAAACGCACCGAAAAAATATCTACCGAAAGCTCTCCATTCATACCAACATTGAGCTAGCCCGATACGCCCAGGCTAACAAGATTATGTAA
- a CDS encoding META domain-containing protein has product MRTLLFGILLLATACRRPSTQFAAMLTPVRPPADYSPYLKAGDELVALGNDPTWSLTVNPSKGTLFFKSGKDSLTTSVPERQTDSDGVLRYNAPVGDGSLNIVFRPDSCVDAKTGQPYDYRVQIDRHGKHYVGCGVSLQKMTLLQDIWVLTELQGKTIAADASRQEVPRLEISLTDGRVTGTTGCNRLSGPVKADTRQIVFGPLITTKMACMGAAGDLEGPFLNALNAPLMYQIGSGRLTLLQNGAALMVFKKVD; this is encoded by the coding sequence ATGCGTACGCTTCTGTTTGGCATTCTCTTGTTAGCAACAGCCTGTCGTCGTCCATCGACGCAGTTTGCTGCCATGCTCACGCCCGTCCGGCCACCCGCCGATTACAGTCCGTATCTTAAAGCGGGCGATGAACTCGTGGCGTTGGGTAATGATCCGACCTGGTCATTGACCGTCAATCCATCGAAGGGGACGCTTTTTTTTAAATCGGGGAAAGATAGTCTGACAACGTCGGTTCCCGAACGGCAGACGGATTCAGATGGGGTCCTTCGGTATAATGCGCCTGTAGGGGATGGTAGTTTAAATATTGTTTTTCGACCCGACAGTTGTGTGGATGCCAAAACGGGGCAACCGTACGACTACCGGGTTCAGATCGATAGACATGGGAAGCATTATGTAGGTTGTGGAGTGTCGCTTCAGAAAATGACCCTGTTACAGGATATCTGGGTGTTAACTGAATTGCAGGGGAAAACCATCGCAGCGGATGCCTCACGACAGGAAGTGCCTCGGCTGGAAATCTCCCTAACGGATGGCCGTGTAACGGGCACAACGGGCTGTAATCGACTGAGTGGTCCCGTGAAAGCCGATACCCGTCAGATCGTGTTTGGCCCACTCATAACTACTAAAATGGCCTGTATGGGGGCCGCCGGAGACCTGGAAGGGCCATTTTTAAATGCGCTGAATGCGCCACTGATGTATCAGATTGGATCGGGCCGGCTGACGCTGTTGCAAAATGGGGCAGCACTTATGGTCTTTAAAAAAGTAGATTAG
- a CDS encoding OmpA family protein — MERDFLFREIVTLSDRPQQNGPAANVDLEFDQSDIAKFDRYKPILLQKSKTNKDASSLTNFIFFDLHPDLNGRKLSDTDPEKLKNEWKNIYYQIVLPFLGKSANRTKFNYSSSLIQKVTALTQRIDYQYMKLVEIGSNILSNLSRKPDFTPFNNRSDVKPMLAIVRNIYVDNLIPLLIEGLNLTNSGQIYEAITSLDNGAAFDKVVDVFAYDPLLMDESRRQDKYKQAKNLLVSVTKGTITAYLEKRKPSAIQQGGEPTRSIGENIKAKPLSDNPTYNLTGKFEYINTVDPSQQTLGFVLTLNQAGRWIEGFLSIVWNRQKVNYYQSKQYYRFYAEITDWNRPVNLIYIRGNDALLKLKPQLLAISNSSVQLIINGSGRIPMKRVGTAPLWMERHLEQFPEKDLLKSHQWYPLLSIQEQNIRSFFYDFKGYRAILNNPDYAKPLFADRRKTNLNIQLTKRIKGDLQAFKDLHNATYQLIDENLHESDRLLASFYIRYYLNKKTITDAKDGWTLTNASWFYRFIKVDYKKNSSVLDYVYGDTSGDSITSPNTQLFEYKIDIKFTGLGAGFWIKGGYYRGEITISCPQWQAKGIKDDATLGISLLELGGGLVEGLNFGQSFSGVAQSDILWKPGDFIGSYTLGKADAGVGANSAGLSGTVGTMEIDSDAKLPPLKFDIYSLGGSIGGIEPEPNKEFEGKVEFEMTASVGIGSIWKKGTLPSPKEVIQYGNEQTKFGKLYWGDEKAHFKHDSALLTVGAANLIRRMAANELALLMQPGSIVEIIGHTDRSGDETYNKILSENRAANVKQKLIDICGSNLKATVKTVGKGETLAKQDGIKDGTLNPTYRRVDVILNGITVLTLTQG, encoded by the coding sequence ATGGAACGAGACTTTCTTTTTCGCGAAATAGTTACCCTTTCTGATCGACCTCAACAGAACGGCCCGGCAGCCAACGTTGACCTGGAGTTCGATCAGTCCGATATTGCCAAATTCGACAGGTACAAACCCATTCTGTTGCAAAAGTCAAAAACGAATAAGGATGCCAGTTCGTTAACAAATTTCATTTTCTTCGACCTGCACCCCGACCTGAATGGCCGAAAACTTTCCGATACCGATCCTGAAAAGCTCAAAAACGAGTGGAAGAATATTTATTACCAGATCGTACTTCCGTTTCTGGGTAAATCGGCCAATCGAACAAAATTCAATTACTCGTCCAGCTTAATTCAGAAAGTTACAGCACTGACCCAGCGGATCGATTATCAATATATGAAGTTGGTCGAGATTGGTTCGAACATCCTGTCGAATCTCTCAAGAAAGCCTGATTTTACGCCTTTTAATAACCGATCAGACGTTAAGCCTATGCTGGCAATAGTGAGGAACATATATGTGGACAACCTCATTCCATTGCTTATTGAAGGACTAAACCTTACCAATTCAGGTCAGATCTACGAAGCTATCACTAGCCTGGACAACGGAGCCGCTTTTGATAAAGTCGTCGACGTGTTTGCCTATGACCCACTCCTTATGGATGAAAGCCGTCGTCAGGATAAGTACAAGCAGGCAAAAAACTTACTGGTATCGGTAACTAAAGGAACCATTACCGCTTACCTGGAAAAACGAAAGCCGTCGGCTATTCAGCAGGGCGGGGAACCAACCCGATCAATAGGCGAAAATATAAAAGCGAAGCCACTTTCCGATAATCCTACCTATAACCTGACCGGCAAATTTGAATACATCAATACGGTCGATCCATCGCAACAAACCCTGGGTTTCGTACTGACCCTTAATCAGGCTGGCCGATGGATTGAAGGATTTTTATCGATTGTCTGGAACCGGCAAAAAGTTAATTATTACCAATCTAAGCAGTACTATCGCTTCTATGCCGAGATTACCGACTGGAATCGGCCCGTTAACCTGATCTATATTCGTGGGAATGATGCGCTATTAAAACTTAAACCGCAGCTACTCGCCATCAGCAACTCATCGGTCCAACTCATTATCAACGGTTCCGGCAGGATTCCAATGAAACGAGTAGGGACGGCCCCCCTATGGATGGAACGACATCTGGAGCAGTTTCCAGAAAAAGACTTGCTGAAAAGCCACCAATGGTATCCTCTGCTATCTATTCAGGAGCAGAACATTCGTTCGTTCTTTTACGACTTTAAAGGTTACAGAGCTATTCTGAATAATCCTGACTATGCCAAACCTTTGTTTGCAGATCGTCGAAAAACGAACCTCAACATCCAGCTAACCAAACGAATCAAAGGCGATCTGCAAGCCTTTAAGGACCTGCACAATGCAACGTACCAACTTATCGACGAAAATCTTCATGAGTCCGATCGTCTCCTGGCCTCTTTCTACATACGCTATTACCTAAACAAAAAAACGATTACAGATGCCAAAGATGGGTGGACGCTGACCAACGCCAGCTGGTTCTATCGGTTCATCAAAGTCGACTACAAAAAGAACAGCTCGGTACTGGATTATGTGTATGGCGATACAAGCGGTGATTCCATCACCTCGCCCAATACGCAACTGTTCGAGTATAAAATCGACATCAAATTTACGGGTCTAGGAGCCGGTTTCTGGATAAAAGGCGGCTACTATCGAGGAGAGATAACCATTAGTTGCCCGCAATGGCAGGCAAAGGGAATAAAAGACGACGCAACACTAGGCATCAGCTTACTCGAATTGGGCGGTGGGCTGGTCGAAGGTCTCAACTTTGGGCAATCGTTCAGTGGCGTAGCCCAAAGTGATATACTCTGGAAGCCAGGCGATTTTATTGGCAGTTATACCCTCGGTAAAGCCGATGCCGGAGTGGGTGCCAACAGCGCCGGGCTATCAGGCACAGTAGGTACAATGGAAATCGATAGCGATGCGAAATTGCCTCCCCTGAAATTTGATATCTACAGCCTGGGAGGGAGTATAGGGGGTATAGAACCCGAACCGAATAAAGAATTTGAAGGAAAAGTTGAGTTCGAAATGACTGCTTCAGTAGGTATTGGCAGCATCTGGAAAAAAGGCACGCTACCAAGCCCTAAAGAAGTCATTCAGTATGGGAACGAACAAACGAAATTTGGCAAATTGTACTGGGGTGATGAAAAAGCCCATTTCAAACACGATAGTGCGCTGCTAACCGTAGGAGCAGCCAACTTAATCCGGAGGATGGCCGCCAATGAATTAGCTCTACTAATGCAGCCCGGTTCGATCGTTGAGATCATTGGTCATACCGATCGCTCAGGCGATGAAACCTACAACAAAATCCTGTCCGAAAATCGGGCAGCCAACGTCAAACAGAAGCTCATCGACATTTGTGGCAGCAACTTGAAAGCAACGGTCAAAACAGTAGGAAAAGGCGAAACACTGGCGAAGCAAGATGGTATTAAAGATGGGACATTGAACCCTACATACCGCCGAGTCGACGTCATACTCAATGGAATTACTGTATTAACCTTAACCCAAGGCTAA
- a CDS encoding LEA type 2 family protein translates to MKKGWIIALVVVLLLVAGGYIWYTRLRHEAASEKGAYDNTLKPRLELTRFDITNISDDAVDLTMYMLIDNPLPVGFKAHQLDYTVFIANTPVVEDAYKKPIDLKAGDSTLIKLPVKLMVKTATSVLKTLEQKGIDSTTYKVKSSFALDIPILGEKTFTTTLERRLPTFFIPKIKIEDIDFGTLGLKRTDVAAKVAVTNKNRFPMNITDAHYTVTINGKQIAEGDQPEPILIKAQATTPVIFPVTARPGKTLSVLPKMLFDKKDTPYEVTFRCKLIDRRNDPMLQHSKFASTIRGTLDDFKKLKK, encoded by the coding sequence ATGAAAAAGGGATGGATAATTGCGTTGGTAGTTGTGCTGCTTCTGGTGGCTGGTGGTTATATATGGTACACTCGTTTACGACATGAAGCAGCCTCCGAAAAAGGGGCCTATGATAACACACTCAAGCCCCGGCTCGAACTAACCCGGTTCGACATCACCAATATCAGCGACGATGCCGTGGACTTAACTATGTATATGCTGATCGATAATCCGTTGCCGGTCGGTTTTAAAGCGCATCAACTAGACTACACCGTTTTCATTGCCAATACCCCCGTTGTCGAAGACGCGTACAAAAAGCCTATTGATCTTAAGGCGGGCGATAGTACCCTAATAAAACTACCAGTGAAGCTGATGGTAAAAACGGCCACCAGTGTTCTAAAAACCCTTGAACAAAAGGGTATTGACAGTACGACCTACAAAGTAAAATCGTCGTTTGCGCTCGATATACCCATTCTGGGCGAGAAAACGTTTACCACCACCCTCGAACGGCGACTACCCACTTTTTTCATTCCGAAGATCAAGATCGAGGACATTGATTTTGGAACACTGGGTTTAAAGCGAACAGATGTAGCCGCTAAGGTAGCCGTAACCAATAAGAACAGGTTTCCCATGAACATCACCGATGCGCATTATACGGTTACCATAAACGGCAAACAGATAGCGGAGGGCGACCAACCGGAGCCCATTCTGATTAAAGCACAGGCGACGACTCCGGTCATTTTTCCGGTAACGGCCCGCCCCGGTAAAACCTTGAGCGTACTGCCCAAAATGCTGTTTGATAAGAAAGACACCCCTTATGAAGTTACGTTCCGTTGCAAACTAATCGATCGCCGAAACGACCCAATGCTCCAACACAGTAAGTTTGCTTCAACCATTCGAGGTACGCTGGACGATTTCAAAAAGCTTAAAAAGTAG
- a CDS encoding VOC family protein: MQKITTFLTFNDQAEEAVRLYTSLFKNSKIASVSHYGEGAPAPAGSVMSVTFQLDGQEFSALNGGSYFKFAEGISLFVNCETQEEVDLYWEKLSEGGEKGPCGWLKDKFGVSWQIVPSKLGHLLGDKDPEKAKRVMQAMLKMNKLDIATLEQAYAGE, translated from the coding sequence ATGCAGAAAATCACCACATTCCTGACGTTTAACGACCAGGCTGAGGAAGCCGTCCGGTTGTACACCTCGCTCTTTAAAAACTCAAAAATCGCCAGCGTTTCGCATTACGGCGAAGGGGCTCCCGCCCCGGCTGGAAGTGTGATGTCGGTTACATTTCAATTGGATGGACAGGAGTTTTCAGCCCTGAATGGCGGCTCCTATTTCAAATTTGCTGAAGGTATTTCGCTCTTTGTCAATTGCGAAACACAGGAGGAAGTCGACCTGTATTGGGAGAAGCTCTCGGAGGGTGGAGAGAAAGGGCCCTGCGGCTGGCTGAAGGATAAATTTGGGGTGTCGTGGCAGATTGTTCCATCAAAACTAGGCCATCTATTGGGCGATAAAGACCCGGAGAAAGCGAAGCGGGTCATGCAGGCTATGTTGAAAATGAACAAGCTAGACATCGCTACGCTGGAGCAGGCTTATGCAGGGGAATAA
- a CDS encoding serine hydrolase yields MLRHLLVAAFVICLISKGFSQNQPLFITDSLDAYIKRGMADWQIPGLAIAIVKDGKVVVSKGYGVREVGAAGKSEPVDENTLFFIASNTKLFTGTAIAKLDDEKKLSLNDKVTKYLPDYKLYDPAATQLVTIRDVLSHRLGTKTFQGDFTFWNSNLSRADVVRRMQLLKPEGQFRQDYGYCNSGFVTAGEIVAKVSGLPWEQYVESNIIRPLGMTNTYTLTKGAENRPNMARPYTTSFGPLKRLPYDYIDNLGPAGSLVSCVKDLSKWLMMQLDSGRFEGKRILPWSVVQKTRDGNTILTTRKSGLFPTHIRTYGLGVLMTDYAGRQVYWHTGGAFGFVTNTCFVPEEKLAITILTNQDNQNFFEALRYQILDAYLGVPYTDRSRFFLPGAQSEAKKQAEELQAMADQVAKKARPALPLAAYAGTYRNPIYGTILIKKDGDGLNVSFEHHPNLTAKLEYMDDNTFRLTYSNQAYGIFPAKFTIKGNAVSAVDIKASDFVEFDSYSFLKTSAH; encoded by the coding sequence AGAATCAGCCTTTATTTATTACGGATAGTCTTGATGCATACATCAAACGTGGGATGGCCGACTGGCAGATTCCAGGGTTGGCTATTGCTATTGTCAAAGACGGCAAGGTTGTGGTATCGAAAGGTTACGGGGTTCGAGAAGTAGGAGCGGCTGGCAAATCGGAACCTGTCGATGAAAATACCCTCTTTTTCATTGCCTCCAACACCAAATTGTTTACGGGTACAGCGATCGCTAAGCTGGACGACGAAAAGAAACTGTCGCTGAATGATAAGGTGACGAAATATCTGCCCGACTATAAGCTCTATGACCCGGCCGCTACCCAGCTCGTGACGATTCGGGATGTACTTTCTCATCGGCTGGGGACTAAGACGTTTCAGGGCGATTTTACGTTCTGGAACAGCAATCTTAGTCGGGCCGACGTGGTCAGACGAATGCAGCTGCTGAAACCTGAAGGCCAGTTCCGGCAAGACTATGGTTACTGCAATTCCGGTTTTGTAACGGCAGGCGAGATTGTGGCGAAGGTATCGGGGCTGCCTTGGGAACAGTACGTTGAAAGCAACATCATCAGGCCGCTGGGTATGACCAACACCTACACGCTTACCAAAGGCGCTGAAAACCGCCCAAACATGGCTCGGCCCTACACAACCAGCTTTGGTCCGCTGAAACGGTTGCCGTACGACTATATCGACAACCTGGGCCCGGCGGGCAGCCTGGTTTCCTGCGTGAAAGACCTGAGTAAGTGGCTCATGATGCAACTGGATAGTGGTCGGTTCGAGGGGAAGCGTATCCTGCCCTGGTCGGTGGTTCAGAAAACGCGCGATGGCAATACGATCCTGACAACGCGAAAGTCAGGTCTGTTTCCGACGCACATACGTACCTACGGCCTGGGTGTACTGATGACCGATTATGCAGGTCGACAAGTGTATTGGCATACGGGTGGCGCGTTCGGCTTTGTGACCAACACCTGTTTTGTGCCGGAAGAAAAACTGGCCATTACGATTCTGACCAATCAGGATAATCAAAACTTTTTCGAAGCCCTGCGCTACCAGATTCTGGATGCCTATCTGGGTGTACCGTATACCGATCGAAGTCGTTTCTTCCTACCAGGAGCACAGTCGGAAGCGAAAAAACAGGCTGAGGAATTGCAGGCCATGGCGGATCAGGTGGCGAAAAAGGCCAGACCTGCTTTACCGTTAGCAGCGTATGCTGGTACCTACCGCAATCCGATTTATGGAACTATATTGATCAAGAAAGATGGAGATGGGCTAAACGTTTCCTTCGAGCATCACCCCAACCTGACGGCCAAACTTGAGTATATGGACGATAACACCTTCCGGCTGACTTACTCCAATCAGGCATATGGAATTTTTCCGGCGAAGTTTACCATTAAGGGCAATGCCGTTTCGGCCGTTGATATCAAAGCCAGCGATTTCGTAGAGTTTGATTCGTATTCATTCCTGAAAACGTCGGCCCATTGA
- a CDS encoding peptidoglycan-binding domain-containing protein, producing MERNLLVREVGALSLPMIGSRFRQADDEVFLNPSTPYEVHVRNPKPNSVRRDLGSGRSFRLNENGMPTRSSSTPASAFLTQLVDWLDVGNTNHKRYLGLNYKGKPATWCNIFANDYAYLAGVYLPHFFWRKLPSSPTEASSQKDTNYLTELDANSLYEWFGNYGAMFGWQEITPSGSDYTAVQHTANQGNVVFVSIKRPGIAGHIAAVVPETDSHKALRNASGQVTNPLLSQAGSHTKNATYSTKKWWVPKGGQFRIWAHALPTGSGPISTFPNTQTTSNTQPVQPAPTTSISSSLSRRVKTNRYYGQQLGWDKYVDQINDLLLPYSGQSNVSLGEDAFANALAIWQRIHGLINDGILGPKTWALLKTSLGIATSIPTNPGPSSSTSATTGSASLPDRFRVLVPALEKYRGNWPLDFLLGWIKKESDGSIQSHTSLNERGYFQLHPDESKTLGVDHQRLSTDSDYSIQAGIQLVNHRGKSAARYAALLGIPASGEVYLALTKLMHWLPYGVQCIVEVMKKKNFVPTRWESFKAFCTTNRAEIQAGISRKGKWPLENGIKNTDDVLTYARSFNKAL from the coding sequence ATGGAGCGGAATCTATTAGTCAGGGAGGTTGGGGCGTTGTCGTTGCCCATGATCGGGTCGAGGTTCCGGCAGGCAGATGATGAAGTTTTTCTGAATCCCTCTACACCTTATGAAGTACATGTACGGAACCCCAAGCCCAATTCTGTGCGCCGGGATTTGGGGAGCGGTCGATCGTTTCGACTGAATGAAAATGGTATGCCTACGCGTAGCAGCTCAACCCCGGCTTCGGCTTTCCTGACACAGCTTGTCGATTGGCTGGATGTAGGCAATACGAATCACAAACGGTATCTGGGCCTGAACTACAAAGGTAAGCCCGCTACCTGGTGTAATATTTTTGCAAACGATTATGCCTATCTGGCGGGTGTTTACCTACCGCATTTTTTCTGGCGGAAACTACCATCGTCGCCCACGGAAGCGTCGTCGCAGAAAGATACCAACTACCTGACCGAACTGGATGCCAACTCATTGTATGAGTGGTTTGGCAACTATGGAGCTATGTTTGGCTGGCAGGAGATCACCCCCTCTGGTAGTGATTATACCGCTGTTCAGCATACAGCCAATCAGGGCAATGTGGTGTTTGTCAGCATAAAACGACCAGGCATTGCGGGCCATATTGCAGCTGTTGTACCCGAAACGGATAGCCATAAAGCGCTCCGCAATGCATCGGGGCAGGTGACAAACCCCCTATTGAGCCAGGCTGGTTCTCACACGAAAAACGCCACCTATTCGACAAAAAAGTGGTGGGTACCTAAAGGCGGGCAATTTCGCATCTGGGCACATGCACTACCAACAGGGTCGGGGCCGATCAGTACCTTTCCAAACACGCAGACAACCAGCAACACCCAACCCGTACAGCCTGCTCCTACTACTTCAATAAGTTCATCGCTCTCCAGGCGAGTCAAAACCAATCGGTATTACGGTCAACAACTGGGCTGGGACAAGTACGTCGATCAGATCAACGATCTACTGTTACCATATTCCGGCCAATCGAATGTTAGCCTGGGCGAAGACGCTTTTGCCAATGCACTGGCGATCTGGCAACGGATTCATGGCCTTATAAACGACGGTATATTAGGTCCCAAAACCTGGGCACTATTGAAAACTTCGCTGGGCATTGCGACGAGTATTCCTACGAACCCTGGTCCATCCTCATCAACCTCAGCAACTACTGGTTCAGCTTCCCTGCCTGATCGTTTTCGGGTGCTGGTGCCCGCCTTGGAAAAATACCGGGGCAACTGGCCGCTCGATTTCTTGCTGGGCTGGATAAAAAAAGAATCGGACGGGAGTATCCAAAGTCACACCAGCCTCAACGAACGCGGCTATTTCCAACTACATCCCGACGAATCCAAAACCTTAGGCGTTGACCACCAACGCCTAAGCACTGATAGCGATTACTCTATTCAGGCGGGTATTCAATTGGTCAACCATCGGGGTAAAAGTGCGGCTAGGTACGCTGCCCTGCTGGGAATTCCGGCCAGTGGTGAGGTCTATCTGGCACTTACCAAACTCATGCACTGGCTTCCGTATGGCGTTCAATGCATCGTGGAGGTGATGAAGAAGAAAAATTTTGTCCCAACCCGTTGGGAGTCGTTTAAAGCGTTCTGCACTACCAATCGTGCCGAAATCCAGGCGGGTATTTCTCGTAAAGGAAAATGGCCGCTCGAAAACGGCATAAAAAATACAGACGATGTCTTGACATACGCTCGAAGCTTCAACAAGGCTCTCTAG